The DNA window GGAGAGGACATACCGCAGCCTGAATCTGTGAGCCTTACGTCGCTTGAACTTGCTTTATGAACGAGCGGCTCCCGCGTGTCACCTCCGGCCAAACGGAAAAAGCGCTGGAAAAATCAGGCTTCTTCCTCTCAAGACAGAGCGGCAGCCATAAAATTTATAAAAACGAGAGTGGCGCCAGGGTCACCATCCCCCATCATGCCGGCAAAATCATCCACCCCAAGATTCTAAAAACATCTTAAGGGACGCTGATATGACCGTGGAGGCGTTCAAGGATCTTTTGTAATACGCCGCAAACGCTTCCTCGCATTGCGTTTGCAATCGGGAGAGGAAATGCTAAACTTTAGATAACAGGCGTGCGCTCCAAGCCCGCTCCCATCGGGGCGGGCGGTTTTTTTGGTTCGCGGAGAGGTGTCCGAGCGGTTGAAGGAGCCGGTCTCGAAAACCGGTGTGCGGGAAACCGTACCGTGGGTTCAAATCCCACCCTCTCCGCCAATTTTGCTCCAACATCAAAATATCGCCTTCTCCAGCGTTTTTATCACATCCAACGACGGTTCTATCTCTTTTACCAGCCAGCCTATCAGGTCGCCTTCAGTGACCTTTTTCGCGGGATAGGTTTTCATCACGTGGAAGCCTTTCATCTTTAACAACTCTGCGTGCTCATGGTCCGGCGGAAATCCGGAGGGGACCTTCTTTAATTTTTCACCCCCCAGTTCAAATCCGGCTTTCTCCGCCTTTTTCACGGCGCGGGCCAGCTCGCCCCCTTTTTCCGCCACGAACCTGCGGTAAAATCCCAGCGATTCAGGGGCGAACATGTACAGGCCGGAGCCGTACAAAAGCTCCTTCGCGTCCAGGTGGAAATAAACGCCCGGGCATGCCAGCTTCTCCCCCGGCCCAGCCCACATGAAGGCAGCCGCATGGGTCTTGTACGGGCTCTTGTCTTTCGAAAACCGCGTGTCCCGGTTGATGCGGAATATGGAGCCGTTCACCCTTGGATCGGCGCGCAATCCAGGAACTTTGCGGGCCAGGATCGGCCCTATCGCCGCCACCATATCTTTTAGCGGTTCAAGGAGGTGTTTTTGATAGTCCGCCTTGTGCGCTTCGTACCATTGTTTGTTATTGTTGCGCGAAAGCCCGGAAAGGAATTTCAGCGCTTCGGCCGGGAAATGGAAAAACTCGTCCGCGCTCTCCTTTTTCTTCGCCATTTAAGACTCCCCCAAGTAAAAAGGGCCGGGATCATCGCCTCCCGGCCCGCCGTTGCCGATCAGCCGATCACTCGTCTAGCTTGAGCGATTCCTTGGTCTTCTTCTTTCGCTTGGCCTCTTTCTCCTTGTACTTGTCCACACAGGAGCCCTTGTCCACCATCACGCATTCCAGATACTCGGTGATTTCAATAATGGTGGCGCGGATGGCCTTGCCCGCCGGGGTCTTTTCCTTGCCCCCCAGCGCGCCTGAGAATCCGGATTTGCTGAATCCCAGGCTAAGCCCGCCGCCGCTGGCCTTTCCCTCGATGGTGCGGGAATACTCAACGTCCCCGGTGGTGGTGTGGATGACGCGAAGGTCCACGGCCAAGTAGGCGTCTTCCTTGGAGCCGCCGACGGATATCCCGCCGAAGCTGATTCCGCCGCCGGTCTCCGCCACATCTTCCTCATACGCGGTGACGGTGGCCGTCACAAGGTAATCCGCGCCGGTGAGCTTCCCCATTTTCGCCCCCTTTTTGGGGGCCACGCGGCCAGACGCCGCCAGGTCCTGCTCGGCGGTCACCGCTCCGAGTTTCTGGCGCTCCACAACCTTGAATTTTCCCGACGACGAAAGCTCGTTTGAAAGCATCCCTGCCAGGTCATGCCCCACACCGCCCCGCCACCAGGCGGCTGACGTGTGATTTGTGAAATCATTCACACCGATTGATATTTTGTCCGCCTTGGCTGTTCCCGCCATGGCCGCAAGCAGAACGAACGCAAAAAGCATCAGACGCGAAGCTACTTTCATAATTGTCTCCCCTGCAATCTTGGACTTTTGATTCCGCCGTATTCCACCCTTGCGGCGCGGCCAGATTATATCACGCCGGTAATATAAGGAGCCGCAATTTAGCGCCGCCGCGCTAATTCCATCTCCGCAGTCGCCGGATTCGGCCGGACAACCGCGGTTTCTCCCGCCTGCAGCCCGGCTATCGTAAATGTCCTCTCCATTCCGGATTGGCGGTAAATCGCGGTCACGGCCTTAACCTCCGGAGGCATTTTAATCTCCTCGAACACGGCAAGCTTGCCGCCCGGCGTTGCGGCCCTCCATGTTTTGTCAAATATGGCGGCTCCATCCGCCGTGACGGCAAGGCTGGCCTCACCCCATACATCCATGGACACGGCAATACGAGCCAAGGACGAGTCCGCAAGCTGCGCCTGATGGTTTTGCCACAGGACTCCGGGGACTATCGCAAGCGACACGAAAAGAATGAGAACACCGGCGTATCGTAATATTTGCGTGGCCTTGGCAGATCCACTCCCGTCCCGCGTGACAAACAGGACACGGCTCCTGTCCACCTTTTTGCGAAGATACGGTTTGCGCAAATGATCGAATCGTAAAAGGGCAAACGTGCCCCCCAATCTGCTTTCGCATGAAGACGGATCGCAGGAGGCGACGGAGACCATCTCAGCGCCGTTTTTCACATCATCTTCGATCCATCGCGGGTGAAGCTGCCCGGCGCAAATGAGCTTTACGATTTGTACGGAGCCTGAGTCGTTTGCCACGTAATTTTGCGCGTTCTGGCATTGGTATATTATTCTGCCCCCGCCGGCCTTTAGATAGTCCCCCGCCTCGCCGCGTATGTCCGCAACCGGACGCGACGGCATGTCCAGCGCCGCGAAACCGCATGAACCTACGCACACAGCGCACCCGACGCATCTGGCTTCATCTATCACCGCCACCCACGGATGCCTGTCCGCCGAAGGGAGAGGCTCCATGGCGATTGCCCGGTATGGGCAGTCCGCCGCGCACAGCCCGCACCCGACGCATTTGTCCGCATAGAGCCGCACTATCTCCTTTTTCTCCCTGATGAACATGGGAACGCATAGCAGGGTGGCGAGAAGCATTCCAGCGGCCCCCCATGCGCCAAGGCCTGCGCCAGGGTGGATGGGCCACATCAATAACCTGTCGAAAGGGACGGGGCCGGCGGCGCTGAAAAAATCGGCCTTGGCGGCGCTTTGAGCCGGATACGACAGTGCCGCTATCAACAAGCCCGCCGCTATGGCAGCCATCAGGCTCCTCGACGGCCACAACCGGGGCATTTTCAGCCCCCGCAAATGACCGGTGAACAGCGCCAGGGCCACTATGGGCGGCACAAGGTGCCCCGCCAGCAGCAAGATCATCGTCCTTGGCGTTATCTCATTATTGACAAGGAAAGCCCGGCCTGCCTCCGCGCCGAAAAATTTTTCGAGCGCCGGGGAAACCGCGCCTAGTATAGCCTGGGCCCTTTCGTCCATGGGAAGGGTATATCCACTCAGCCCCTGCCACGCGATAAACAAAAGAAGCGTCACTCCGAATGTCCACGCCCCCCATCTTCCCTTTGTGAATCTTTTCAGAAAGAACACCCTGCCCATGTGCAGAATGGCGAAAAGGGCCATCAGGTCCGCCGCCCCCCTGTGGACCGAGCGAGAAACGCCGCCAATAGAAACACTTTTCGATAGGCCATCGAGAGTTTCGTAGGCGGCCGGGAATTCCGCCGGGTATTCGTAAAACATGATAAGCCCGGTGCCCATCAGCGCGGCGTACAGGAAAAATGCCGCCTGCGCGGCCTGCGCCGCGAGGTTAAGCCTGGGGGAAAACAAGCGGCCGAGCGCCGCTTCCGCATTGCGGAACAGGTTGTTGGAGATATCCATCAGTTGGGTGATTTTGTGGAGATGGGACTGGGCATTTATCGGCGCGCCGTCTAGTTGCGGGATTCCCACACGGTCAACGCCCCCCACAATACGGCCGCAAGGAACGGGATGTAGAAAAATCCGGCCCTCTCGTCCGCCATTCCCAACGCCGTCTCCGCGAATCTGGACGACTGCAAAAATGCGCACAGCCCAGCCACCCCCAACAGCACTGGAACTGCCCGCAATATACGCCCGGATCCCCCTTCTATTATCACCGCCACTCCCGCCACAGTGGGCACGGCCAGGGTGATGCCTGCTATCAGGCTGAAAGGAGCCCATTTATCGTTGGCCAGGGCCCTGTCCAGGTACGCTTCGCCGAAATTGAACAGCACAAATCCGAAGGCCATGCCTGTGAACGCGGCAAGCAAGGACGGCGAACGCCCCTTTTTCAAATATACCGGGGCCAGGTTTATCAGCGCCGGGGCCAGCATGGCGGACAACGCGCCATAGGATCTGGCCGAGCCGAAAAGGCCGATATCCCCGGTCCTCACGATCGAATCTACGAAGGCCGCGAACAATCCAGCCAAAGCGGCGGCCGCCACAGGTTTCACAAGGTCAGAGCTTATTGAAAGTCCGCTCTGCGAGGAATGCGTCTTGAACGAGGCTGTCTTGACGGCAACCTCATCGCGCTTTTCCTTGAGCATCTCTTTCTCCCGCTCAAGACGCTTCAGCTCCCACTCCAGCTTTTTCTTCTCCCCCTCCACCTGCTTCTTCTCGCGGATGACTTTCGCCTCCCCCAGGTCCAGGTATTTGGCGAATACGGACTTGATCTCCGAAACGGTCTGGAACCTGGCGTTGGGTTTTTTCTCCACGCACTGGAAAATGATGTTCATCAGCGTCCGCTCCACCCCCTCCAGGGCAGGCGGATGGACCTCAAAATGCATCTGGATCATTTCCTTTGCGGTCTTCGCCGGAAACGGGTGCCGCCCGGCGAGAAGTTCGTACAGCGTCAGCCCCAGCGCATAGATGTCCGCCCTGGCGTCCGGCGTGGCGCCCTCAAAAATCTCCGGGGCGATGTATGGAAGGGTGCCCATTATGGTCTGTTTGCCGGCGGCCTGCGAGGCGATTACCCGGGCGATGCCAAAGTCCATCAGCTTTATCGAGTTGCGCGCCGGGTCCACCATGATGTTGGCAGGCTTTATGTCCCTGTGGATCACATGGTTTTCGTGGGCGTATTCCAGCGCCTCGCTCACCTTGTAGCCAATCTGGGCCACGAGCTTTGACGGCATCTTTTGGCCGGGGAAATTTTTCGCCAGCGACTCTAGCGTCTTGCCGTCCACAAGCTCCATGAGCAGGAAAGCGTACTCCCCGTCATGCTCGAAGTTTATCAGGCGCATTATGGAAGGGTGGGTCAGCTTCATGGCCACCTGGGCCTCGGACTTTAGCTGGTTGACCGCCTTTTCGTCGGCGCTCATGCTTCGTTTAAGCAGTTTTACGGCGATTTTCTGCCCGAGCTGGTTGTCAAATCCCGCGTACACCGCCCCCATCCCGCCTTCGCCGAGCTTGGCGGTTATGGAATAGCGCGACTTTAAGGACGTTCCCGCCGCAAGCTCTTTTTCCGCCGGCTGGCCCACGGAGGACGAGTCGAAAGACATGGTCTTGTTGATGTTGTCGGCGAGAATCTCGGTCTGCTTAGGGTCCATCGCGTTTTAAATGCGGCGCATTCCTTAATGTGGGGACACCTCATACATGGCCAGGCGCCAGTACGCCTGAATTGTATCACCAGGCGGTGGGCGGGGGAATAATTATCGGAGCGAAGGCGCTTTGTGAATCAACGCCTAAGGCGCGTCACTTCACCTTCACGCTCTCGGTCACGTCTCTTTTCTTTGTGCTTTCCTGCACCAGCGACGGATTGATGTAAAGCCCGCTGTACGCCTTCACGGCCTTCTCCCACGGAAGGAATCCTTCGCGGGATATCTTGACGCCGTGCACCCCTTCTTTGAGGGT is part of the Nitrospinota bacterium genome and encodes:
- a CDS encoding penicillin-binding protein activator LpoB; protein product: MKVASRLMLFAFVLLAAMAGTAKADKISIGVNDFTNHTSAAWWRGGVGHDLAGMLSNELSSSGKFKVVERQKLGAVTAEQDLAASGRVAPKKGAKMGKLTGADYLVTATVTAYEEDVAETGGGISFGGISVGGSKEDAYLAVDLRVIHTTTGDVEYSRTIEGKASGGGLSLGFSKSGFSGALGGKEKTPAGKAIRATIIEITEYLECVMVDKGSCVDKYKEKEAKRKKKTKESLKLDE
- a CDS encoding cytochrome b N-terminal domain-containing protein, giving the protein MGIPQLDGAPINAQSHLHKITQLMDISNNLFRNAEAALGRLFSPRLNLAAQAAQAAFFLYAALMGTGLIMFYEYPAEFPAAYETLDGLSKSVSIGGVSRSVHRGAADLMALFAILHMGRVFFLKRFTKGRWGAWTFGVTLLLFIAWQGLSGYTLPMDERAQAILGAVSPALEKFFGAEAGRAFLVNNEITPRTMILLLAGHLVPPIVALALFTGHLRGLKMPRLWPSRSLMAAIAAGLLIAALSYPAQSAAKADFFSAAGPVPFDRLLMWPIHPGAGLGAWGAAGMLLATLLCVPMFIREKKEIVRLYADKCVGCGLCAADCPYRAIAMEPLPSADRHPWVAVIDEARCVGCAVCVGSCGFAALDMPSRPVADIRGEAGDYLKAGGGRIIYQCQNAQNYVANDSGSVQIVKLICAGQLHPRWIEDDVKNGAEMVSVASCDPSSCESRLGGTFALLRFDHLRKPYLRKKVDRSRVLFVTRDGSGSAKATQILRYAGVLILFVSLAIVPGVLWQNHQAQLADSSLARIAVSMDVWGEASLAVTADGAAIFDKTWRAATPGGKLAVFEEIKMPPEVKAVTAIYRQSGMERTFTIAGLQAGETAVVRPNPATAEMELARRR
- a CDS encoding serine/threonine protein kinase produces the protein MDPKQTEILADNINKTMSFDSSSVGQPAEKELAAGTSLKSRYSITAKLGEGGMGAVYAGFDNQLGQKIAVKLLKRSMSADEKAVNQLKSEAQVAMKLTHPSIMRLINFEHDGEYAFLLMELVDGKTLESLAKNFPGQKMPSKLVAQIGYKVSEALEYAHENHVIHRDIKPANIMVDPARNSIKLMDFGIARVIASQAAGKQTIMGTLPYIAPEIFEGATPDARADIYALGLTLYELLAGRHPFPAKTAKEMIQMHFEVHPPALEGVERTLMNIIFQCVEKKPNARFQTVSEIKSVFAKYLDLGEAKVIREKKQVEGEKKKLEWELKRLEREKEMLKEKRDEVAVKTASFKTHSSQSGLSISSDLVKPVAAAALAGLFAAFVDSIVRTGDIGLFGSARSYGALSAMLAPALINLAPVYLKKGRSPSLLAAFTGMAFGFVLFNFGEAYLDRALANDKWAPFSLIAGITLAVPTVAGVAVIIEGGSGRILRAVPVLLGVAGLCAFLQSSRFAETALGMADERAGFFYIPFLAAVLWGALTVWESRN
- a CDS encoding DUF2461 domain-containing protein, whose translation is MAKKKESADEFFHFPAEALKFLSGLSRNNNKQWYEAHKADYQKHLLEPLKDMVAAIGPILARKVPGLRADPRVNGSIFRINRDTRFSKDKSPYKTHAAAFMWAGPGEKLACPGVYFHLDAKELLYGSGLYMFAPESLGFYRRFVAEKGGELARAVKKAEKAGFELGGEKLKKVPSGFPPDHEHAELLKMKGFHVMKTYPAKKVTEGDLIGWLVKEIEPSLDVIKTLEKAIF
- a CDS encoding type II toxin-antitoxin system HicA family toxin produces the protein MNERLPRVTSGQTEKALEKSGFFLSRQSGSHKIYKNESGARVTIPHHAGKIIHPKILKTS